One genomic region from Nymphaea colorata isolate Beijing-Zhang1983 chromosome 10, ASM883128v2, whole genome shotgun sequence encodes:
- the LOC116262718 gene encoding late embryogenis abundant protein 2-like: MARALSNARLFSAVSDLSAMLLGRRNFSAPSSNPVAKVFREGSRKITKRVERKTEAVSGEKSSWMPDPVTGNFIPEDQFGQTDVAKLRQMLLNQRSGGAGMA; this comes from the exons ATGGCGCGAGCTCTCTCAAACGCTAGACTCTTCTCTGCAGTTTCCGATCTCTCCGCCATGCTCCTCGGCCG GAGGAATTTCTCGGCTCCATCGTCGAATCCAGTAGCTAAAGTCTTCAGAGAAGGCAGCAGGAAGATAACGAAGAGGGTGGAGAGAAAGACGGAGGCCGTTTCCGGCGAGAAATCGTCGTGGATGCCGGATCCGGTGACCGGGAACTTCATTCCGGAGGACCAATTTGGGCAGACGGACGTTGCCAAGCTGAGGCAGATGCTTTTGAACCAGAGATCCGGCGGCGCAGGAATGGCATGA
- the LOC116262120 gene encoding U1 small nuclear ribonucleoprotein A isoform X1, protein MVEMSAGEVTPNMTIYINNLNEKIKIDELKKSLSAVFSQFGKILEVLAFKTLKHRGQAWVVFEDVTSATNALRQMQGFPFYDKPMRIQYAKTKSDVIAKADGTFAPREKRKRHDDRAERKRREHQHDANQVGPNAAYAGAYGVAPPLSQLPYPGKASVPEAPAPPNNILFVQNLPHETTPVMLQMLFCQYPGFKEVRMVETKPGIAFVEYGDEMQSTVAMQSLQGFKMTPQNAMIITYAKK, encoded by the exons ATGGTGGAGATGAGCGCGGGGGAGGTGACCCCCAACATGACCATCTACATCAACAACCTCAACGAGAAGATCAAAATCGATg AGCTCAAAAAATCGCTCTCTGCTGTCTTCTCTCAATTTGGAAAGATCTTGGAGGTACTTGCTTTTAAAACCTTGAAACATCGTGGACAAGCATGGGTGGTTTTTGAAGATGTCACTTCTGCAACTAATGCACTTAGACAAATGCAAGGATTTCCATTCTATGACAAACCAATG AGGATACAGTATGCAAAGACCAAGTCAGACGTTATAGCGAAAGCTGATGGTACTTTTGCTCCACGTGAAAAGCGAAAAAGACATGACGACAGAG CAGAGAGAAAAAGACGGGAACATCAGCATGATGCAAATCAAGTGGGTCCCAATGCTGCATATGCTGGTGCTTATGGTGTTGCACCTCCT CTATCCCAATTGCCATATCCTGGAAAAGCAAGTGTTCCAGAGGCCCCAGCACCTCCAAACAACATCTTGTTTGTTCAGAACCTTCCTCATGAAACAACCCCAGTGATGCTACAGATGCTCTTTTGCCAATACCCAGGCTTCAAGGAAGtaagaatggtggaaacaaagCCTGGGATTGCATTTGTCGAATATGGAGATGAGATGCAATCAACGGTTGCAATGCAAAGTCTTCAGGGTTTTAAGATGACTCCACAGAACGCAATGATCATCACTTATGCTAAGAAGTGA
- the LOC116262120 gene encoding U1 small nuclear ribonucleoprotein A isoform X2 gives MVEMSAGEVTPNMTIYINNLNEKIKIDELKKSLSAVFSQFGKILEVLAFKTLKHRGQAWVVFEDVTSATNALRQMQGFPFYDKPMRIQYAKTKSDVIAKADGTFAPREKRKRHDDRERKRREHQHDANQVGPNAAYAGAYGVAPPLSQLPYPGKASVPEAPAPPNNILFVQNLPHETTPVMLQMLFCQYPGFKEVRMVETKPGIAFVEYGDEMQSTVAMQSLQGFKMTPQNAMIITYAKK, from the exons ATGGTGGAGATGAGCGCGGGGGAGGTGACCCCCAACATGACCATCTACATCAACAACCTCAACGAGAAGATCAAAATCGATg AGCTCAAAAAATCGCTCTCTGCTGTCTTCTCTCAATTTGGAAAGATCTTGGAGGTACTTGCTTTTAAAACCTTGAAACATCGTGGACAAGCATGGGTGGTTTTTGAAGATGTCACTTCTGCAACTAATGCACTTAGACAAATGCAAGGATTTCCATTCTATGACAAACCAATG AGGATACAGTATGCAAAGACCAAGTCAGACGTTATAGCGAAAGCTGATGGTACTTTTGCTCCACGTGAAAAGCGAAAAAGACATGACGACAGAG AGAGAAAAAGACGGGAACATCAGCATGATGCAAATCAAGTGGGTCCCAATGCTGCATATGCTGGTGCTTATGGTGTTGCACCTCCT CTATCCCAATTGCCATATCCTGGAAAAGCAAGTGTTCCAGAGGCCCCAGCACCTCCAAACAACATCTTGTTTGTTCAGAACCTTCCTCATGAAACAACCCCAGTGATGCTACAGATGCTCTTTTGCCAATACCCAGGCTTCAAGGAAGtaagaatggtggaaacaaagCCTGGGATTGCATTTGTCGAATATGGAGATGAGATGCAATCAACGGTTGCAATGCAAAGTCTTCAGGGTTTTAAGATGACTCCACAGAACGCAATGATCATCACTTATGCTAAGAAGTGA